In a single window of the Luteibacter rhizovicinus DSM 16549 genome:
- a CDS encoding MFS transporter — protein sequence MPAALPRGLVALFACASGLSVANVYYAQPLLDALANDFAIPRAAIGAVVLATQLGSALALLLLVPLGDLWNRRRLMLAQSVLLAVVLTGISLSTAPMALLVGMLGAGLLGTAMTQGLIAYAASAAGPEERGRVVGAAQSGVFVGLLLARVLAGGISDLAGWRAVYASSAMAMLVLATMLWRALPRLPAAAQPMNYLRLLGSMFDLLRSERVLRVRGTLAMLMFAALNVFWSALVLPLSGPPFGYSHTAIGAFGLVGALGALAAARAGRWADQGLGQRTTAVALVLLLAAWGPLALMGTSIAALLLGIVLLDLGAQAIHVTNQSMIFTRRPDAHSRMVGVYMLFYATGSGLGAMATTTVYATARWTGVCLLGAAVSLAAFAFWIATLERGTPRVRTTCTLPDG from the coding sequence ATGCCTGCTGCCCTGCCCCGCGGCCTCGTTGCGCTATTTGCCTGCGCGAGTGGACTGAGCGTCGCCAACGTCTATTACGCGCAACCGCTGCTGGATGCGCTGGCGAACGACTTCGCGATCCCCCGCGCCGCGATCGGCGCCGTCGTGCTGGCCACACAGCTGGGTTCCGCGCTGGCCTTGCTATTACTCGTACCGTTGGGCGATCTGTGGAACCGTCGCCGATTGATGCTGGCCCAGTCCGTCCTGCTAGCCGTCGTCCTGACCGGCATCAGCCTCTCCACGGCGCCGATGGCGCTACTCGTCGGGATGCTTGGCGCCGGCCTGCTGGGTACGGCCATGACCCAGGGACTGATCGCGTACGCGGCCAGCGCCGCCGGCCCGGAGGAGCGCGGTCGTGTCGTCGGCGCCGCGCAGTCGGGTGTCTTCGTCGGCCTGTTGCTGGCCCGTGTTCTTGCCGGCGGCATCAGTGACCTCGCGGGCTGGCGCGCGGTCTATGCCAGTTCGGCGATGGCCATGTTGGTTCTCGCCACCATGCTCTGGAGAGCGTTGCCTCGTCTGCCCGCCGCTGCCCAACCGATGAACTACCTGCGCTTGCTTGGCTCGATGTTCGACCTGCTGCGCAGCGAACGCGTGCTCCGGGTTCGCGGCACCCTCGCCATGCTCATGTTCGCCGCGCTCAACGTCTTCTGGAGCGCCCTGGTCCTGCCACTGAGCGGTCCGCCCTTCGGTTACTCCCATACCGCGATCGGCGCGTTCGGGTTGGTGGGCGCCCTCGGCGCACTCGCCGCCGCCCGCGCGGGCCGGTGGGCGGACCAGGGGCTCGGTCAACGCACGACGGCGGTCGCACTTGTCCTGCTACTCGCCGCATGGGGGCCGCTGGCCCTGATGGGCACCTCGATCGCGGCCCTCCTGCTCGGCATCGTGCTGCTCGATCTCGGCGCGCAGGCCATTCATGTCACTAACCAGAGCATGATCTTCACAAGACGGCCCGACGCCCACAGTCGTATGGTCGGTGTATACATGCTGTTTTATGCAACCGGCAGCGGCCTGGGCGCGATGGCGACAACCACGGTCTACGCGACCGCCAGATGGACGGGCGTCTGCCTGCTGGGCGCCGCCGTCAGCCTCGCTGCCTTTGCCTTCTGGATCGCAACACTCGAACGAGGAACACCGCGTGTCCGAACAACCTGCACCCTCCCCGACGGATAG
- the trxC gene encoding thioredoxin TrxC, protein MSEQPAPSPTDSHTDSVIVACPVDAALNRVPRDRLGQDPKCGTCHNALFPGKAVEMTAANFERHTAKSELPVVIDFWAAWCGPCRTMSPNFEAAAKVLEPRVRMAKLDTEAMPEMSARYGIRSIPTMIMVHKGREIARTSGAMPTQAIVQWIGNTLAQARLG, encoded by the coding sequence GTGTCCGAACAACCTGCACCCTCCCCGACGGATAGCCATACCGACTCGGTCATCGTCGCCTGCCCCGTCGACGCCGCGCTCAACCGCGTGCCGCGGGACAGGTTGGGACAAGACCCGAAATGCGGCACGTGTCATAACGCACTCTTTCCGGGCAAGGCCGTCGAGATGACTGCGGCGAATTTCGAACGCCACACGGCGAAGAGCGAGCTACCTGTCGTCATCGACTTCTGGGCGGCATGGTGTGGCCCCTGCCGTACGATGAGCCCGAACTTCGAAGCGGCGGCGAAAGTACTCGAGCCACGCGTTCGCATGGCCAAGCTCGATACCGAGGCCATGCCGGAGATGTCCGCCCGTTACGGCATCCGTAGTATTCCGACCATGATCATGGTCCACAAGGGTCGCGAGATCGCCCGCACCTCGGGCGCCATGCCGACGCAGGCCATCGTGCAGTGGATCGGTAATACGCTTGCGCAGGCTCGCCTCGGCTGA
- a CDS encoding type II toxin-antitoxin system HipA family toxin translates to MFEFEFDAAALDEPQLVNPRLDPRLGLYAGRQYPAQNQGSFGLFADASPDRWGRMLMRRRLEREQRAGRQDPRRRLYESDYLLGVHDSYRVGALRFRLNDEGPFLDDQHGMAAPPFVQLRALEAASLALEDDDQNTSPRADEWLRLLIAPGGSLGGARPKASVVDPEGALWIAKFPSVRDEHDVGAWEMVVHTLAGACGLTVSEALVRRFNGQHHTFLVKRFDRTVAGSRLHFASAMTLTGHVDGDDASSGVSYLELARVLMNEGSSTDADLRELWSRIVFNLMVSNTDDHLRNHGFLLHPGRGWGLSPAYDMNPVTGAHGLKLNISEFDNAMDLDLVRSVAPYFRVSQDDADQIIRRQRSVVAQWRALANRLGIPSREQASMEEAFRAST, encoded by the coding sequence GTGTTCGAGTTCGAATTCGACGCCGCGGCGCTCGACGAGCCCCAACTGGTGAATCCGCGATTGGATCCACGGCTCGGCTTATACGCGGGCCGACAGTATCCGGCGCAGAACCAGGGATCGTTCGGACTATTCGCTGACGCCAGCCCCGACCGATGGGGAAGAATGCTCATGCGTCGTCGACTGGAACGTGAGCAGAGGGCGGGGCGTCAGGACCCGAGACGGCGTCTATATGAGTCGGACTACCTGTTGGGCGTTCACGATAGCTACCGCGTGGGTGCGCTTCGGTTCCGACTAAATGACGAAGGTCCCTTTCTTGACGATCAACACGGCATGGCTGCGCCACCGTTCGTGCAGTTGCGTGCCTTGGAAGCGGCGAGTCTTGCGCTCGAAGACGACGATCAGAACACATCCCCACGCGCGGACGAGTGGCTGCGCCTGCTGATTGCACCTGGCGGATCCCTCGGAGGTGCGCGCCCGAAGGCTAGCGTCGTCGATCCTGAGGGTGCCCTCTGGATAGCCAAGTTCCCCAGCGTCCGAGACGAACATGATGTCGGGGCGTGGGAAATGGTCGTTCATACGCTCGCTGGCGCCTGCGGCCTGACCGTGTCCGAAGCGCTGGTACGCCGGTTCAACGGGCAGCACCACACGTTCCTGGTAAAGCGTTTCGATCGAACCGTGGCAGGCTCGCGGTTGCATTTCGCTTCGGCCATGACACTCACGGGCCATGTCGATGGGGATGATGCATCGAGTGGCGTCAGCTACCTTGAACTCGCAAGAGTCTTGATGAACGAAGGATCGTCGACCGATGCCGATCTGCGCGAGCTCTGGTCGCGGATCGTGTTCAACCTGATGGTTTCGAATACCGACGATCATCTGCGGAATCATGGATTCCTTTTACATCCGGGGCGCGGGTGGGGGTTGTCGCCGGCGTATGACATGAATCCCGTCACCGGCGCCCACGGCCTGAAGTTGAACATCAGTGAGTTCGATAACGCGATGGACCTGGATCTCGTGCGATCGGTCGCTCCTTATTTCCGCGTTTCACAAGACGACGCCGATCAGATCATTCGGCGCCAGCGATCCGTTGTGGCGCAGTGGCGGGCTTTGGCGAATCGACTTGGGATTCCGAGTAGGGAGCAAGCAAGCATGGAAGAAGCGTTTCGCGCATCGACCTGA
- a CDS encoding helix-turn-helix domain-containing protein gives MNNVIMANKTSHLLPSSELRLQQFGERLRLARQRRHLTAKQVAERAGMTVVTLRSLERGSPGVTVGAYLSVMQVLGLEQDLDLVATTDVTGRAIQDASLTRRSSGATLPSPGHDRYRRVEPPAPASVNEPRASYAAKIESPQGEEFVTSKDLISLIVPFAAREEG, from the coding sequence TTGAATAATGTCATTATGGCTAACAAGACCTCTCATCTCCTCCCTTCGAGCGAACTGCGCCTGCAGCAATTCGGTGAGCGCTTGCGTCTTGCGCGGCAGCGGCGTCATCTCACGGCAAAGCAAGTGGCCGAGCGGGCGGGGATGACCGTCGTCACACTCAGGAGCCTTGAGCGGGGAAGCCCGGGCGTTACGGTCGGTGCCTATCTGTCCGTCATGCAGGTGCTGGGTCTGGAGCAGGATCTGGATCTTGTGGCGACGACCGATGTCACAGGGAGAGCCATTCAGGATGCCTCCCTGACGCGCCGGTCATCGGGGGCGACCTTGCCCAGTCCCGGCCACGACCGATATCGCCGGGTAGAGCCGCCGGCGCCTGCGTCGGTAAACGAACCGCGTGCCTCGTACGCCGCCAAGATCGAGTCCCCCCAAGGCGAGGAATTCGTCACTTCGAAGGACCTGATCTCGCTGATCGTCCCGTTCGCCGCGCGCGAAGAGGGCTGA
- the guaA gene encoding glutamine-hydrolyzing GMP synthase, which produces MTDIHSDKILILDFGSQYTQLIARRIREIGVYCEVWAWDHAPDEIRGFNPRGVILSGGPESVTEDESPRAPQLVFELGVPVLGICYGMQTMAEQLGGKVEAGHHREFGPATITFGSCALFDSVVEDGEALGVWMSHGDRVTAMPDGFTATASTSSLPLAAMADDERRFYGVQFHPEVTHTKRGMELLRRFVVDIAGSATLWDAAHIIEDAVARVREQVGSDRVLLGLSGGVDSSVVAALLEKAIGDQLTCVFVDTGLLRYQEGDQVMATMAEHMGVHVIRVDARQRYFDELAGVEDPEAKRKVIGRLFIEIFDEESAKLEGVKWLAQGTIYPDVIESAGSKTGKAHVIKSHHNVGGLPEHMKLKLVEPLRELFKDEVRRIGVELGLPRDMVYRHPFPGPGLGVRVLGEVKEEYVDLLQRADAIFIEELRKHGLYDRVSQAFAVFLPVKSVGVVGDGRAYEWVIALRAVETIDFMTAHWAHLPYDFLDTCSTRIINELRGISRVVYDISGKPPATIEWE; this is translated from the coding sequence ATGACCGACATCCACAGCGACAAGATCCTCATCCTCGACTTCGGTTCGCAGTACACGCAGCTGATCGCCCGCCGTATCCGCGAGATCGGTGTCTACTGCGAGGTCTGGGCCTGGGACCATGCGCCCGACGAGATCCGTGGCTTCAACCCGCGTGGCGTGATCCTCTCCGGCGGCCCCGAGTCGGTCACCGAGGACGAATCCCCGCGCGCACCGCAGCTGGTCTTCGAGCTTGGCGTGCCGGTGCTGGGCATCTGCTACGGCATGCAGACCATGGCCGAGCAGCTCGGCGGCAAGGTTGAAGCCGGTCACCACCGCGAATTCGGTCCGGCCACGATTACGTTTGGCAGCTGCGCGCTGTTCGACAGCGTCGTCGAGGACGGCGAGGCGCTGGGCGTGTGGATGTCCCACGGCGACCGCGTGACCGCGATGCCCGACGGCTTCACGGCGACCGCTTCGACGTCGAGCCTGCCGCTGGCCGCCATGGCGGACGACGAGCGCCGCTTCTACGGCGTGCAGTTCCATCCGGAAGTGACTCACACCAAGCGTGGCATGGAGCTGCTGCGCCGCTTCGTCGTCGACATCGCCGGCTCCGCCACGCTGTGGGATGCCGCCCACATCATTGAAGACGCCGTCGCCCGCGTGCGCGAGCAGGTCGGCAGTGACCGTGTGCTCCTCGGCCTCAGCGGCGGCGTGGATTCGTCCGTCGTCGCCGCGCTGCTCGAGAAGGCCATCGGCGACCAGCTCACCTGCGTCTTCGTCGACACCGGCCTGCTGCGTTACCAGGAAGGCGACCAGGTCATGGCCACCATGGCCGAGCACATGGGCGTCCATGTCATCCGCGTCGACGCGCGCCAACGCTATTTCGACGAGCTCGCTGGCGTCGAGGACCCGGAAGCCAAGCGCAAGGTCATCGGCCGCCTGTTCATCGAGATCTTCGACGAAGAATCCGCCAAGCTCGAAGGCGTGAAGTGGCTGGCCCAGGGCACGATCTACCCGGACGTCATCGAGTCAGCGGGTAGCAAGACGGGCAAGGCCCACGTCATCAAGAGTCACCACAACGTCGGCGGCCTGCCGGAGCACATGAAGCTCAAGCTGGTCGAGCCGCTGCGCGAGCTGTTCAAGGACGAAGTCCGCCGCATCGGCGTCGAGCTCGGCCTGCCGCGCGACATGGTCTACCGCCACCCGTTCCCGGGTCCGGGTTTGGGCGTGCGCGTGCTCGGCGAAGTGAAGGAAGAATACGTCGACCTGCTGCAGCGCGCCGATGCGATCTTTATCGAAGAGCTGCGCAAGCATGGTCTGTACGACCGCGTCAGCCAGGCATTCGCCGTGTTCCTGCCGGTGAAGTCGGTGGGCGTGGTCGGCGACGGTCGGGCCTACGAGTGGGTGATCGCGCTGCGTGCGGTCGAGACGATCGACTTCATGACGGCGCATTGGGCGCACCTGCCGTATGACTTCCTCGATACGTGTTCAACTCGTATTATCAATGAGTTGCGTGGTATTTCTCGTGTGGTTTATGACATCTCGGGAAAGCCGCCGGCGACGATTGAGTGGGAGTGA
- the guaB gene encoding IMP dehydrogenase, with product MRILAEALTYDDVFLVPGHSTVMPRDVDTSTRFTRGLRLNIPIVSAAMDTVTEARLAITMAQNGGIGIIHKNMTPLLQAAEVRLVKKFEAGVIRSPITVRPDTSIGDVMALTRAHNISGVPVVDGEKLVGIVTSRDLRFERKHDDPVRNIMTREDRLITVKEGASHDEVLELLHRNRIEKVLVVNDGFQLRGLITVKDIQKARDNPNAAKDSHERLVVGAAVGVGGDTEQRIEALVDAGVDVIVVDTAHGHSQAVIDRAGWVKKHYPQVQVIAGNIVTGEAARALLDAGVDAVKVGVGPGSICTTRIVTGIGVPQITSIDLVATALKGEIPLIADGGIRYSGDIPKALAAGASSVMLGSMFAGTEEAPGEVELFQGRSYKSYRGMGSIGAMQLGSKDRYFQDEADADKLVPEGIEGRVPYRGPIRNIIHQMMGGLRASMGYMGAANIDEIHEKAQFVKVTGAGVREAHPHDIQITKEAPNYRLTDA from the coding sequence ATGCGCATCCTTGCTGAGGCACTCACTTACGACGACGTGTTTCTGGTACCCGGCCACTCCACGGTCATGCCTCGCGACGTGGACACCTCGACGCGCTTCACGCGCGGTCTTCGCCTGAATATCCCCATCGTGTCCGCTGCCATGGACACCGTGACCGAGGCTCGCCTCGCCATCACCATGGCGCAGAACGGCGGCATCGGCATCATCCACAAGAACATGACCCCGCTGCTCCAGGCCGCCGAAGTGCGTCTGGTGAAGAAGTTCGAAGCCGGCGTCATCCGCAGCCCGATCACGGTCCGCCCGGATACGTCGATCGGCGATGTCATGGCGCTGACCCGCGCACACAACATCTCCGGCGTGCCGGTGGTCGACGGCGAAAAGCTCGTCGGCATCGTCACCAGCCGCGACCTGCGCTTCGAGCGCAAGCACGACGACCCGGTCCGCAACATCATGACCCGGGAAGACCGCCTCATCACGGTGAAGGAAGGCGCGTCGCACGACGAAGTGCTGGAACTGCTGCACCGCAACCGCATCGAGAAGGTCCTCGTCGTCAACGACGGTTTCCAGCTCCGCGGCCTCATCACGGTCAAGGACATCCAGAAAGCCCGCGACAACCCCAACGCCGCCAAGGACTCGCACGAGCGCCTGGTGGTCGGTGCGGCGGTCGGCGTCGGCGGCGACACCGAGCAGCGTATCGAAGCGCTGGTCGATGCCGGCGTGGACGTGATCGTGGTCGACACCGCCCATGGCCACTCGCAGGCCGTCATCGACCGTGCGGGCTGGGTCAAAAAGCATTATCCGCAGGTCCAGGTCATCGCCGGCAACATCGTTACGGGCGAGGCGGCGCGTGCGCTGCTCGACGCCGGTGTCGACGCGGTCAAGGTCGGTGTCGGTCCCGGTTCCATCTGCACCACCCGTATCGTCACCGGTATCGGCGTGCCGCAGATCACCTCGATCGACCTGGTCGCTACGGCCTTGAAGGGCGAGATCCCGCTGATCGCCGATGGCGGCATCCGCTACTCGGGCGACATCCCCAAGGCCCTCGCCGCCGGTGCGTCCTCGGTCATGCTCGGCTCGATGTTCGCTGGTACCGAAGAGGCGCCGGGTGAGGTCGAGCTGTTCCAGGGTCGCTCGTACAAGAGCTACCGTGGCATGGGTTCCATCGGTGCCATGCAGCTCGGCTCCAAGGATCGCTACTTCCAGGACGAGGCCGACGCCGACAAGCTCGTGCCGGAAGGCATCGAAGGTCGCGTGCCGTATCGCGGCCCGATTCGCAACATCATCCACCAGATGATGGGCGGCCTGCGCGCTTCCATGGGATACATGGGCGCGGCCAATATCGACGAGATCCACGAGAAGGCCCAGTTCGTGAAGGTGACCGGTGCCGGCGTGCGCGAAGCGCATCCGCACGACATCCAGATCACGAAGGAAGCACCGAACTACCGCCTGACCGACGCCTAA
- the folD gene encoding bifunctional methylenetetrahydrofolate dehydrogenase/methenyltetrahydrofolate cyclohydrolase FolD codes for MTARILDGKRIAHELLEHIGRCVAKRVAEGRRKPGLAVVLVGEDPASAVYVKNKRKACQQVGFESFAYDLPATTTQEELIALIDQLNADPAVHGILVQSPLPGHIDEDALVDRIDPGKDVDGFQAVNVGRLALRRFGLRPCTPKGVMTLLGHTDHPVRGRHAVIVGVSNHVGRPLALELLIAGCTVTCCHKFTQNLEGFVGQADILVVAAGKPGLVKGEWVKPGAVVIDVGINRLEDGRLVGDVEFAPAAERASWITPVPGGVGPMTVATLMENTLEAAEAIDA; via the coding sequence ATGACGGCACGTATCCTCGACGGTAAGCGCATCGCCCACGAACTGCTCGAGCATATCGGGCGTTGCGTCGCCAAACGCGTTGCCGAGGGTCGTCGAAAGCCCGGTCTCGCCGTCGTGCTCGTGGGGGAAGACCCGGCATCGGCCGTCTACGTAAAGAACAAGCGCAAGGCCTGCCAGCAGGTCGGCTTCGAGTCGTTTGCCTACGACCTGCCGGCAACGACCACGCAGGAAGAGCTGATCGCGCTCATCGACCAGCTCAATGCCGACCCCGCCGTCCACGGCATCCTGGTGCAGTCGCCGTTGCCCGGCCATATCGATGAAGACGCGCTGGTCGACCGGATCGATCCGGGTAAGGACGTCGATGGCTTCCAGGCGGTGAATGTGGGTCGCCTTGCGCTGCGCCGTTTCGGCCTGCGTCCGTGCACACCCAAGGGCGTCATGACCTTGCTTGGCCACACCGATCACCCGGTGCGGGGCCGGCACGCGGTCATCGTCGGCGTGTCCAATCATGTTGGCCGGCCGCTCGCACTTGAGCTACTTATTGCCGGTTGTACAGTCACTTGCTGTCATAAGTTCACGCAGAATCTCGAAGGCTTCGTCGGCCAGGCAGACATCCTCGTGGTGGCCGCCGGCAAGCCGGGCCTGGTCAAGGGCGAGTGGGTCAAGCCGGGCGCCGTGGTGATCGACGTCGGCATCAACCGGCTCGAGGATGGCCGGCTGGTAGGCGATGTCGAGTTCGCACCCGCGGCGGAGCGGGCGTCGTGGATCACGCCGGTGCCGGGTGGCGTGGGGCCGATGACCGTCGCTACGTTGATGGAAAACACGCTCGAGGCCGCCGAGGCGATCGACGCCTGA
- a CDS encoding GNAT family N-acetyltransferase — translation MTLDTVPYPHDLTDGVLSLRAHRMGDAPSLADAVRESVATVGRWQDWCTATYDDAAAESWIGLCRQTWLLGDGFEMLIVDANTDAILGGMGINHLNREHRFANLGYWVRESAQGTGIAGHCGLMAARFAFETVGLSRLEIVAAHDNLPSRKTAERIGGKFEGILRNRLVVNGSSVDAAMYSLVPDDLL, via the coding sequence ATGACTCTCGATACCGTTCCCTACCCGCACGACCTCACCGACGGCGTCCTCAGCCTGCGTGCCCATCGCATGGGGGACGCCCCCTCGCTGGCCGACGCCGTACGCGAATCGGTGGCGACGGTGGGCCGCTGGCAGGACTGGTGCACGGCGACCTACGACGACGCCGCGGCCGAAAGCTGGATCGGACTCTGTCGACAGACCTGGCTCCTCGGCGACGGCTTCGAGATGCTCATCGTCGACGCAAACACCGACGCTATTCTCGGCGGCATGGGGATCAACCATCTCAACCGCGAGCACCGCTTCGCCAACCTCGGGTACTGGGTGAGAGAGTCAGCCCAAGGTACTGGTATTGCAGGACATTGTGGCCTAATGGCAGCGCGATTTGCCTTCGAAACCGTCGGCCTGTCGCGTTTGGAGATCGTCGCGGCCCACGACAACCTTCCAAGCCGAAAAACGGCTGAACGAATCGGAGGCAAGTTCGAAGGAATATTGCGTAACCGATTGGTGGTCAACGGATCATCGGTTGACGCCGCGATGTATTCACTCGTTCCGGACGACCTACTCTAG
- the moeB gene encoding molybdopterin-synthase adenylyltransferase MoeB: MSEGLDRERWLADLRLRVPEVAAAEAFVRQAGGALLIDVREDNERASGMPVGALGLSRGFLELRIEQSEPDRDRRILLLCGSGQRSLLAAESLQRMGYRDVASVTGGMAAWKVAGLPVVAGSLDADAAERYARQVLLPQVGEAGQGKLTQARVVVIGAGGLGAPALLYLAAAGVGQLTVIDDDRVERSNLHRQVVHADARVGMSKAESARMTLSALNPRIRVHTVVDRLRADNVEALIRDHDVVIDGADNFATRYLLAAATRQLGIPMVYAAIERFTGQASVFDPRREDSPCYRCLFPEPPAAADAPNCSEAGVLGVLPGLVGLVQATEAMKLILGIGHPLVGRLLTYDALGMRFRELTLKRDPACPGCGSEARFTGYVDLERMCAAAG, encoded by the coding sequence ATGTCTGAAGGTCTGGATCGGGAACGCTGGCTGGCTGACTTGCGCCTGCGCGTTCCTGAAGTCGCCGCCGCCGAGGCGTTCGTCCGGCAGGCAGGCGGCGCCTTGCTCATCGATGTGCGCGAGGACAACGAACGAGCCAGCGGCATGCCGGTTGGCGCGCTCGGCCTCTCCCGCGGCTTCCTCGAGCTACGTATCGAGCAGTCCGAGCCCGATCGCGACCGCCGCATCCTCCTTCTCTGCGGCAGTGGCCAGCGTTCCTTGCTGGCTGCCGAAAGCCTTCAGCGCATGGGCTACCGGGACGTTGCATCCGTCACTGGTGGCATGGCTGCCTGGAAGGTCGCCGGTCTGCCTGTTGTCGCCGGCTCGCTGGATGCCGATGCCGCCGAGCGCTATGCCCGCCAGGTCCTGCTGCCCCAGGTGGGCGAAGCCGGGCAGGGCAAACTGACCCAGGCGCGCGTGGTGGTGATCGGGGCCGGTGGGCTGGGCGCGCCGGCCTTGCTCTACCTTGCGGCCGCCGGCGTCGGTCAGCTCACCGTGATCGACGACGATCGTGTCGAGCGCTCCAATCTCCATCGCCAGGTGGTGCATGCCGATGCGCGCGTCGGCATGAGCAAGGCCGAATCCGCGCGGATGACGCTCTCCGCCCTGAATCCGCGGATCCGCGTGCACACGGTGGTCGACCGTCTCCGCGCTGACAATGTCGAGGCCTTGATCCGCGATCACGACGTGGTGATCGACGGGGCCGACAACTTCGCGACCCGCTATCTCCTGGCCGCAGCGACGCGACAGCTCGGCATCCCGATGGTCTATGCGGCGATCGAGCGATTCACCGGCCAGGCGAGCGTCTTCGATCCGCGTCGCGAGGACTCGCCGTGTTATCGCTGCCTGTTCCCCGAACCGCCGGCAGCTGCGGACGCCCCCAACTGTAGCGAAGCCGGTGTGCTCGGTGTCTTGCCTGGTCTGGTCGGGCTCGTCCAGGCGACCGAGGCGATGAAGCTCATCCTGGGTATCGGCCACCCGTTGGTGGGGCGTCTCCTGACTTACGACGCCCTCGGCATGCGCTTCCGGGAGTTGACCCTGAAGCGCGATCCGGCGTGCCCGGGCTGCGGGAGCGAGGCCCGGTTTACGGGTTACGTCGATCTCGAGCGGATGTGTGCCGCCGCGGGCTAA